From a single bacterium genomic region:
- the lexA gene encoding transcriptional repressor LexA, producing the protein MSPTALTDRQRSVLDFLRDFLRENGYPPTIREIAGHFDLRSPRGVQDHLEALERKGYIRRARERSRGIELLELGARRPSAEGKVLRLPLIGQVAAGIPVLSEENIEEWIEVDASFAAREGNFLLKVVGDSMVEAHILDGDTIVVSPQETARDGEIVVALVDGEATVKTFYKEPGGVRLQPENSQMEPIWVPAGSAEVRIIGKVVAVMRVL; encoded by the coding sequence ATGTCGCCAACGGCTCTCACGGATCGCCAGCGATCCGTGCTGGACTTTCTGAGAGATTTCCTGAGGGAAAACGGCTATCCCCCGACGATCAGGGAGATTGCCGGTCACTTCGACCTGCGCTCGCCGCGGGGGGTGCAGGACCACCTCGAGGCCCTGGAGCGCAAGGGCTACATCCGCCGCGCCCGGGAGCGCTCGCGCGGCATCGAGCTGCTCGAGCTGGGCGCGCGCCGGCCATCGGCGGAGGGCAAGGTGCTGCGCCTGCCCCTGATCGGACAGGTGGCGGCGGGGATCCCGGTCCTCTCCGAGGAGAACATCGAGGAGTGGATCGAGGTCGACGCCTCCTTTGCCGCGCGGGAGGGCAACTTCCTGCTCAAGGTGGTGGGGGACTCGATGGTCGAGGCGCACATCCTCGACGGCGACACGATCGTGGTCAGCCCGCAGGAGACGGCCCGAGACGGGGAGATCGTCGTCGCGCTGGTGGACGGCGAGGCCACGGTGAAGACCTTCTACAAGGAGCCCGGCGGCGTCCGCCTGCAGCCGGAGAACAGCCAGATGGAGCCGATCTGGGTGCCGGCCGGCAGCGCCGAGGTGCGCATCATCGGCAAGGTCGTGGCCGTGATGCGGGTGCTCTAG